The genomic region GCGAATCAAGGAATGACGCGGCGCGGCCAGCCAACCGGGCCACCCAAACAGCGCCTCTGCGATTGCTTTCGCCCTGGCAACTCCGGTAAACCTTCGCCACTTCCCATGCCAAATACGCCGCCGGAAAAGGTCGACGTGCACAGCGAAGGATTTCTTCATTCGCTGATGCGCAAGCAGCTCAAACTGTCCATCGCCTGCGCACTCGCCTTCCTGCTGGTGCTGCTCGGCCTGCCGCTGGCAAACTACTTTGCGCCCGGGCTGATGGCCACGCGCATCTTCGGCTTCACGCTCACGTGGTTCCTGCTCGGCATCGGTTTCTTCCCCGCCGTGTGGTGCATTTCGTTTTACTTCATCAGGCGGTCCATTGCGCTGGAGCAGGAAGAAGTAGCTGAAGTTGCAGAGGA from Verrucomicrobiia bacterium harbors:
- a CDS encoding DUF485 domain-containing protein, which gives rise to MPNTPPEKVDVHSEGFLHSLMRKQLKLSIACALAFLLVLLGLPLANYFAPGLMATRIFGFTLTWFLLGIGFFPAVWCISFYFIRRSIALEQEEVAEVAEEKGGKGERENFSR